The DNA region CAGCCACAACCAGGCCGACGTCGACTTCGCGCAAGGCATGATCCCGCATCACGAGCAGGCCGTGGAGATGAGCGACATCCTGCTGGCCAAGCCGGATATCGATCCGCGGGTGGCCCAACTCGCCGAGGAGATCAAGGCGGCTCAAGCCCCCGAAATCGAACAGCTGCAAGGCTGGCTTACACAGTGGGGGGCTCCAGCGGCGTCAGATCATGGCATGGAAGGCATGCACGGGATGATGTCCGAGCAAGACATCGCCGAGTTGCGCGACGCGCAGGGCACCGAGGCGAGCCGACTGTTTCTCACGCAGATGATCGAGCACCACGACGGCGCTGTCATCATGGCCCAAACCGAAATCGACAGCGGTCAGTTCTCCGACGCAGTGGCCATGGCCCGCGATATCATCTCCACCCAACAGCAGGAAATCGACCACATGCGCGAAATCCTGCAGTCCCTGTAGATGACCGACCGCGTTTCCACGCCCGATACGCGCCACCGAACGAGCCGGCAGCAGCGAGGGTCCCTAAACACGCACGCCGGTTACCTGGCTTGTGCGGCTTGAGCTTTATCTTGTTGCCATTGGCATCACGACGCAAGCTGGCAGCCGCCAAGCCGAGATGTAAGCAAAGCCTATCGCCGAGGCACCACGTGCGGTCTACCCAACAGTGCACGCGCACGCGCTCTTAGCGCGAAAGCATCACAGCGCCAATATTTCTCGAAGGATCGGCCAGCCCGTCCGCGGTATCGATGCGGTGAACTATCGAAGCTATCGGTTGTGATATCACTACGTAGCATATACGTAGAGGATGTGGTTGGACGTGACCAGACGTAGCGGGCGGTGCCGGGATGCGATGGACAGGCGCGGTCGTCCATGAGCGGTTTTACTGAGATTGCCATTTCGGGTCATGTGGTGCTCGCGCTGCCGGTGTCGGTGTTGGCGGGGCTTGTGTCGTTTGCATCACCGTGTGTGGTGCCACTTGTCCCGGGATACCTCTCCTACCTGGCCGCCGTGGTCGGGGTCGACGGGGCCGGTAACGACGCAGCGGGGCAGGGTGCTCGGCTGCGGGTGGCTGGGGCGGCGGCGTTGTTCATTGCTGGCTTCACCGTGGTGTTCTTGATGGGTACTATTGCGATCTTGGGATTGACCACGACCGTCATCAGTAACCAACTGTTGCTGCAGCGGGTCGGTGGTGTCATCACGATTGTGATGGGCTTGGTGTTCATGGGTTTCATTCCCGGGCTGCAGCGCCAAGCCAGGTTTGCTCCGCAGTCTCTGTCCACGATTGGGGGTGCCCCGCTGCTGGGTGCGGTGTTCGGACTTGGGTGGACGCCGTGCCTGGGTCCCACGCTTACCGGGGTGATCGCGGTGGCCTCGGCGACGGAGGGCCCGAGCATCCTGCGCGGCGTGGTGCTCGTTATCGCGTACTGCCTGGGCCTCGGCGTTCCGTTTGTCCTGTTGGCGTTGGGATCCGCCCGCGCGCTGCACGCGATGGGCTGGCTCCGCCGTAACACCAGGGCAATACAGATCTTCGGCGGCGTCCTGCTCGTCGCTGTGGGGGTGGCGTTGGTGACCGGAATGTGGAACGAACTGGTCTCCTGGGTGCGTGACACGTTCGTCACCAACACGACCTTGCCGATATGACCCGCGCATTCGCTTACCTTCGCAACACGTGGCGGAGCCTCACCTCGATGGGAACAGCGCTGATGCTGCTGTTCCTGTTGGCGGCGGCGGCGATACCGGGTGCTTTGTGGCCACAACGCGACGTTAATCCCACCACCGTTGCGTTTTACATCGCCGATAATCCCCGGTTAGGGCCGTGGCTGGACCGCCTTCAGGTGTTCGACGTGTTCTCCAGTATCTGGTTCACGTCGATCTATGTCCTGCTGTTCATTTCGCTGATCGGTTGCCTGACACCACGATTGATTGAGCATGCCCGCAGTTTGAGGGCGGCTCCGGTGCGGTCACCGCGCAATCTCGCGCGTCTACCGAAATACCAGGTGGTGACCGTTAGCGGGGATCCGCAGGCGGTTTCAGATGCGGTGGTAGCGAAGCTGCGGGGTTGGCGCACGATCAGGCGCAGCAGCGCTGCTGGCGTGCAGATCTCGGCAGAGAAGGGTTATCTGCGCGAGGCTGGAAATCTGCTGTTCCACTTCTCTCTGCTCGGGCTTCTCGTCGCGGTGGCGGCCGGCAAGCTGTTCGGCTACGAAGGCAATGTGATCGTGATCGCCGACGGAGGGCCGGGATTCTGTTCGGCAGCCCCGGCCGCTTTCGACGCATTCCGGCCAGGCGCCACCGTCGACGGCACAGCGCTTTATCCGATCTGCCTGCGGGTCAACGATTTCGATGCCGAGTTCCTGCCCAGCGGGCAGGCGACATCATTTGCGGCCGATATCGTCTACCAAGCCGACGAAGACCTGATCACCAACACCTGGCAGTCCTACCAATTGAAAGTCAACGCGCCGCTGCGCGTGGGCGGAAATCGCGTGTACCTGCTCGGTCACGGCTACGCACCAACGTTTACGGTGACGTTTCCAGACGGACAAACCCGTTCTCAGACGCTGCAATGGCAGCCCGACGATTTGCTCACGTTGCTGTCGTCGGGAGCGATGCGGTTCGACCCGCCGGCGGGCAACTACCCCGACCCCGGCGAGCGTCGGAAGAATCAGATCGCCATCGAAGGACTGCTCGCCCCGACCGAACAGCTCGACGGCACGCTTCTGTCCTCGGCTTTTCCCGCCCTGAACAATCCCGCCGTGGCCATCGACATCTACAAAGGCGACACCGGACTGGACTCGGGCCGTCCTCAATCGATCTTCGCGTTGGACAAGCGCATGATCGAACAGGACCGCCTCACAAGGATGGCCCGGGTAAACTTGCGGCTCGGTGAGGAAACGCGACTCGAGGACGGCACCGCGGTCCGGTTTGACGCGATCACCGACTTCATCAGCGTGCAAGTGTCTTACGACCCCGCGCAGATCTGGGTTCTGGTGTTCGCCATCACCATGATGGCCGGCCTGTTGGCATCGCTCATCGTTC from Mycolicibacterium sp. MU0053 includes:
- a CDS encoding DUF305 domain-containing protein, with amino-acid sequence MHNKSRATTAAALAAIVALSGCGNSDSNDANSTPTAQTAQTAVDTATQDSHNQADVDFAQGMIPHHEQAVEMSDILLAKPDIDPRVAQLAEEIKAAQAPEIEQLQGWLTQWGAPAASDHGMEGMHGMMSEQDIAELRDAQGTEASRLFLTQMIEHHDGAVIMAQTEIDSGQFSDAVAMARDIISTQQQEIDHMREILQSL
- a CDS encoding cytochrome c biogenesis CcdA family protein codes for the protein MSGFTEIAISGHVVLALPVSVLAGLVSFASPCVVPLVPGYLSYLAAVVGVDGAGNDAAGQGARLRVAGAAALFIAGFTVVFLMGTIAILGLTTTVISNQLLLQRVGGVITIVMGLVFMGFIPGLQRQARFAPQSLSTIGGAPLLGAVFGLGWTPCLGPTLTGVIAVASATEGPSILRGVVLVIAYCLGLGVPFVLLALGSARALHAMGWLRRNTRAIQIFGGVLLVAVGVALVTGMWNELVSWVRDTFVTNTTLPI
- the resB gene encoding cytochrome c biogenesis protein ResB, encoding MTRAFAYLRNTWRSLTSMGTALMLLFLLAAAAIPGALWPQRDVNPTTVAFYIADNPRLGPWLDRLQVFDVFSSIWFTSIYVLLFISLIGCLTPRLIEHARSLRAAPVRSPRNLARLPKYQVVTVSGDPQAVSDAVVAKLRGWRTIRRSSAAGVQISAEKGYLREAGNLLFHFSLLGLLVAVAAGKLFGYEGNVIVIADGGPGFCSAAPAAFDAFRPGATVDGTALYPICLRVNDFDAEFLPSGQATSFAADIVYQADEDLITNTWQSYQLKVNAPLRVGGNRVYLLGHGYAPTFTVTFPDGQTRSQTLQWQPDDLLTLLSSGAMRFDPPAGNYPDPGERRKNQIAIEGLLAPTEQLDGTLLSSAFPALNNPAVAIDIYKGDTGLDSGRPQSIFALDKRMIEQDRLTRMARVNLRLGEETRLEDGTAVRFDAITDFISVQVSYDPAQIWVLVFAITMMAGLLASLIVRRRRVWAKIDRDDDTGVVTMEMGGLARTDNAGWGEEFDRLVTRLVPEHSSLTQTDASTNAAKDAGE